From a single Erpetoichthys calabaricus chromosome 1, fErpCal1.3, whole genome shotgun sequence genomic region:
- the LOC114664575 gene encoding uncharacterized protein LOC114664575 — protein sequence MYHIVNFSECNEVELVPSNWVSNGVCAWPPYKTGDIHKAIINKEQPKENWKSFKVEVMYTTDNYRTARLKLPVAERHSDLQTAEDEEDDEIPKRTKRRKIANTRFDSDSDGDVCSKPKSHLPPPPKITLPQKFSKSTTKISADLGELGRNAKSMCRMHQPDSVQLHSECRSTECGRCTQEMKSLRNYYKNQSASTVEEHLTPECVEITNTAFRHWSTSQQNDGPNQDINGPILRNILVKQEMMMEQVKVILKTVQDLHEKCCSDSGSDPVLEKDILPLQDLTSMQQLESDLAVGGDLKKKN from the exons ATGTATCACATTGTGAATTTTTCGGAATGCAATGAAGTTGAGTTGGTGCCATCCAATTGGGTATCCAATGGAGTGTGTGCTTGGCCACCATATAAAACTGGAGATATCCATAAGGCTATAATAAAtaaagagcagccgaaagaaaactggaaatcatTTAAGGTTGAAGTTATGTACACGACAG ATAATTACAGAACTGCAAGACTGAAGCTTCCAGTTGCCGAAAGACACTCAGATTTGCAGACagcagaagatgaagaagacGATGAAATtccaaaaaggacaaaaagaaggaaaat AGCAAACACAAGATTTGACAGTGATAGCGACGGTGATGTCTGTAGCAAACCCAAAAGCCATCTACCTCCACCACCCAAGATAACCCTTCctcaaaaattttcaaaatcaaCCACCAAGATATCTGCTGACCTTGGAGAACTTGGACGAAATGCAAAATCAATGTGCAGGATGCATCAACCTGACAGTGTTCAGCTACATTCTGAATGTAGGTCCACTGAATGTGGAAGATGCACTCAAGAAATGAAAAGCCTgagaaattattacaaaaatcaaAGTGCATCTACAGTGGAAGAGCACCTAACCCCAGAGTGTGTGGAAATTACAAATACTGCATTTAGACACTGGTCTACCTCACAACAAAATGATGGACCAAATCAAGACATTAATGGCC CCATTCTTCGAAACATTCTGGTTAAGCAGGAAATGATGATGGAGCAAgtcaaagtgattttaaaaaccgTACAAGACCTACATGAGAAATGCTGTAGTGACAGTGGTTCAGATCCAGTGCTGGAAAAAGACATTCTTCCACTTCAAGATCTCACATCCATGCAACAGCTTGAAAGTGACCTAGCGGTTGgtggagatttaaaaaaaaaaaactag
- the si:dkey-242h9.3 gene encoding uncharacterized protein si:dkey-242h9.3, whose translation MLGGGSFHYFGIKHSLRAFFEKVWSTVPSGHTFNLQLNFDGLPIFKSSSLQFWPVLGIVKNYIKIPVLIALFCGCSKPNSLSEYLSALVNELKTIGKGFPVKGKTFFITLSSVVCDAPARAFIKGIKSHTGYHSCDKCVQKGVYVNHRMTFPETTASLRTGESFKTLDDDAHHVESSPLSEIIDMIKGFPHDYMHLVCLGVMRRLLGLWIGSNGPLQCRVSASQVSLISDKLVALRGFIPNEFARKPRSLFERLRWKATELRQFLLYTGPVVLREILHSEVYQNFMLLSVGIYILASPEYCSTMNDFANSLLVAFVKHFSELYGPEFVSYNVHGLTHLSQDVKVHGSLDVISGFPFENYLRKLKKMVRRPHCPLTQVIRRISELDFLHLNSDFSIHPQKRFKMQHSDGPVPLHFEVVLQFKEVEFNGFVIKVSTGDSCIKIDNKIVIVQNIIVHEDREYVVCQEYQHKAIFFEYPIDSSCLGIFVVSKLSPNLHCLPIGSGMLKYVRLPLDDKYLVIPLLHIQ comes from the coding sequence ATGCTTGGTGGTGGTTCATTTCATTACTTTGGCATTAAACATTCTCTGAGAGCTTTCTTTGAAAAGGTATGGTCAACTGTTCCAAGTGGACACACTTTTAATTTGCAACTTAATTTTGATGGGCTTCCTATTTTTAAGAGTTCTTCACTTCAGTTTTGGCCAGTTCTTGGAATTGTTAAGAATTATATCAAGATTCCAGTTTTGATTGCATTGTTCTGTGGATGTTCAAAACCAAACTCACTTTCTGAATACTTGAGTGCTCTAgttaatgagttaaaaacaattggaaaaggatttcctgtgaaaggaaaaacatttttcatcacTTTATCTTCAGTTGTTTGCGATGCACCTGCTAGAGCCTTTATTAAGGGCATAAAATCACACACTGGATATCACAGTTGTGATAAGTGTGTACAAAAAGGAGTATATGTAAACCACCGTATGACATTTCCAGAAACCACTGCAAGTCTTCGAACAGGTGAATCATTTAAAACATTAGATGATGATGCACACCATGTAGAATCTTCACCTCTCTCAGAAATCATAGATATGATTAAGGGATTCCCGCATGATTACATGCACCTTGTATGCTTAGGAGTAATGAGACGTCTCTTGGGTTTGTGGATAGGAAGCAATGGCCCACTACAGTGCCGTGTTTCAGCCAGTCAAGTGTCGTTAATTTCTGATAAGTTGGTAGCGTTACGTGGTTTCATTCCTAACGAGTTTGCAAGGAAGCCCCGTTCACTTTTTGAAAGACTACGGTGGAAAGCAACTGAGTTGAGACAATTCTTATTGTACACGGGTCCAGTTGTTTTGAGAGAGATATTGCACTCTGAGGTGTATCAAAATTTCATGCTGCTCTCTGTGGGTATATACATTTTAGCAAGTCCTGAGTACTGTTCAACTATGAATGATTTTGCTAACTCTCTGCTAGTGGCATTTGTCAAGCATTTTAGTGAGTTATATGGTCCTGAGTTTGTCAGCTATAATGTACATGGGCTAACTCATTTAAGTCAAGATGTTAAAGTCCATGGTAGTTTGGATGTTATATCAGGTTTTCCATTTGAAAATTATCTaagaaagctaaagaaaatggTTAGACGACCTCACTGTCCTTTAACACAGGTTATACGTAGGATTTCAGAGCTTGActtcttgcatttaaattctgattTTAGCATACACCCTCAAAAGAGGTTTAAaatgcaacattcagatggtccAGTTCCATTACACTTTGAGGTAGTACTCCAGTTTAAAGAGGTGGAGTTTAACGGATTTGTCATCAAAGTTTCTACAGGGGATTCCTGTATTAAAATTGACAATAAAATTGTCATAGTTCAAAATATAATTGTGCATGAAGACAGGGAATATGTTGTCTGTCAGGAATACCAACACAAGGCCATATTTTTTGAATATCCAATTGATTCTTCATGCCTGGGGATTTTTGTTGTGTCCAAGCTTTCCCCAAATCTTCATTGTTTACCTATTGGTTCTGGCATGCTGAAATATGTCCGTTTGCCACTAGATGACAAATATCTTGTAATCCCCctacttcatatacagtaa